From Marinifilum sp. JC120:
TTAATTGGATTATGCGGATGAAAAAGCATCTTGACTGCAAGAAAATTTGTAAACCAGCCGATTAGAGCACAGATTACAGGAGAAAGAAGAAGCTTCATTGTTATCATTATATTTTTCCTGAATTATTTTTTCTGTTTATCTTAACTTAAGTGCGCGCACATGTTTGTCTAATTTGCAACAAAGTGCAAGTAAATAAACGGCCCCACCCACCTTATACAGATAATACTTGCTTAGTTATAAAATCAGTGTAAACTACTCTGCCTAATAGGGTGGAGTAAAGTGAAGGGTGGTATTATATGAAAAATCTTAGCAGTTCTCGGTCTATCTATACTGAACTGGCAGAACTCAGGGACAAAAATAAGAACCTGAGAAATTCACTACTTTCCAAATGTCCGGATTGTGGACAATTCCGGTTTCGGGATCTGTTTTCAAATGCAGCGTCCGCCATCGTCATTCTGGATAAGAAGGGCAAAATACTCTTTGCCAACTCTGCTTTCACAGCAATCATAGCTTCTACCGAAGAAGAAACTCTCGGTAAGTTGCTGCATGAACTGCTTGTCTCCGAGCATGACACTGAAAGCCGAAAATATTTACACACCCTTTTTTGCGGTCCAGCAGGAAAAGCCAATTTAAGTATGGCTGTCACCGACAAGAATGAAGAACAACATTTCATCGACATGTCAGTAGCTAATATCGACGCTTCCTGCGTTACGCCTGAGACATGCATCTGTATTATGCAGGATGTTACCGCTGAAAAAGAAGCCGAGCATCACCGAGAAAATTTGATTGAAGAGCTGATGGAAGTCAAAGAACTTCAGGAAGACAATGCAGCGCAGCTGGCTACCCTGCTCCATGAACTGGATGAAAAAAATTACGCCCTTGAGCAGGAAATAGCTGAAAGAAAAAAAGCGGAACAGAAACTGAAAGAAAGCGAAGAACGCTTTAAAAATTTAAGCATTACCGATCAGTTGACCGGACTTTTTAACCGTCGGCATATGCTTGATGTTGCAGAAAAAGAGATTTTCAAAAGCCGGAATACCGGAAACCCGTTAAGCGTA
This genomic window contains:
- a CDS encoding sensor domain-containing diguanylate cyclase, which gives rise to MKNLSSSRSIYTELAELRDKNKNLRNSLLSKCPDCGQFRFRDLFSNAASAIVILDKKGKILFANSAFTAIIASTEEETLGKLLHELLVSEHDTESRKYLHTLFCGPAGKANLSMAVTDKNEEQHFIDMSVANIDASCVTPETCICIMQDVTAEKEAEHHRENLIEELMEVKELQEDNAAQLATLLHELDEKNYALEQEIAERKKAEQKLKESEERFKNLSITDQLTGLFNRRHMLDVAEKEIFKSRNTGNPLSVMLMDVDDFKMFNDTYGHAAGDDILEAIGLIIKNNIRGRDKAFRYGGEEFMVILPETNGLEAIKVAEAIRTALAAYEYRPVNEEPVYKTISIGVAEFSNNESLERVIKRADDNMYRCKIKGKNRVYFSCE